In Humulus lupulus chromosome 6, drHumLupu1.1, whole genome shotgun sequence, a single genomic region encodes these proteins:
- the LOC133782332 gene encoding protein ENHANCED DOWNY MILDEW 2 isoform X1, which translates to MASSDDEDESLPLSVANYHFVDDKDDPVSFSVLPIQWRETEEIGGDNPQVFLHGTADNGLQKLYKQVIAWKFDLSNVKPEISVLTKENSWIILQKPRKSFEDVIGSILITVNCLHFINRNPDTLGKSLWDHLSKVFRCLLHLYEVRPSKNDLVDHSTLIIEAMKRNDTLAKSKFLLAFLDEKPRKRKLPDEERQATTISSFIVDETDENIVDYAEEDDSKEDDELFDSVCTFCDNGGDILCCEGSCLRSFHATVESGEESLCDSLGYTKEAVNSIQQYLCKNCEYKEHQCFVCGKLGSSDKYSGAEVFRCVSATCGRFYHPHCVAKLLNPDNGVSAENLEKKIFDGESFTCPIHKCCVCKQGENNKDPDLQFAVCRRCPRSYHRKCLPRKISFEDIEEEGIITRAWIDLLPNRILIYCLKHKIDENIGTPVRNHVKFPGVEERKSTIEKRNTGIGEKRQKQTSEMLADRKKTKTRVLPLEKSHEGRTTHAESKQSKKSFSALKVGGKNTGKLSVGSSISKNVKVNDASRKEMNSRMTEENNSLGGELDTPYNERSKSVKLRKRDVKLNKAAIVNPTSKKELPPLDADREKRILELMKDAESKINIEGIKQKYKVPSTHVTTKNLAAEKAAITLGKVEVSVEAIRAALRKLEEGSSIEDAKAVCSSEVLERMFKWRDRLGVSLSPFLHGMRYTSFGRHFTKVEKLEEIINKLHWYVQDGDMIVDFCCGANDFSVLMRKKLDETGKKCSYKNYDFIQPKNDFCFEKRDWMSVKPKELPTGSKLIMGLNPPFGVRACLANKFIDKALEFQPKLLILIVPSETERLDEKKSPYDLVWEDDHLLSGKSFYLPGSANVKDKQMEQWNVKPPLLYLWSRPDWSDTHRKITESHPNIFKQEEVVADVHHKVVIHDHSMGDHDDLGEFHDRAMADCGDYDNNPKHALGDPGDFSYIPDHAIDGHQNFMPTNDPLETENLKGDVTGVVGTGGRKEYSPSISSDRGNHESPTRKKASNEKSKRQSRNRRNKKKRASGQADTKSKQGSGSRSLVTEMPNRVSPYTDSNQHFDSSVPRMHSQFGTANVEELDRRYANVGDAHHSNFPTRSATDYGVSFSSRPLDTDNMHRREYTVRSQLQHYGQQDPEVQGGYYPGGPDSRYGQIGTHTPYPSTYGNLGPISESSYRSNSSGAQWYIPQSDPLLHSRMHTLGSEPPLPMFAGNNIFDPRAVPSYGHPDLRLSFASGPPHQPYSHNSAGWLND; encoded by the exons ATGGCATCGTCAGATGATGAGGATGAGTCTCTGCCACTATCTGttgcaaattaccattttgttGATGACAAAGATGACCCTGTTTCATTTTCTGTTTTGCCAATTCAATGGAGGGAGACTGAGGAAATCGGTGGTGATAATCCCCAGGTTTTCCTACATGGGACTGCTGATAATGGGCTACAGAAACTATATAAGCAAGTTATAGCATGGAAGTTTGATCTTTCTAATGTGAAGCCCGAGATTTCTGTACTCACAAAGGAGAATAGTTGGATCATACTTCAAAAGCCCAGAAAGAGTTTCGAGGATGTGATTGGATCAATCTTGATAACAGTGAACTGTCTTCATTTCATAAATAGAAATCCTGATACATTAGGGAAATCTTTGTGGGATCACCTGTCTAAAGTTTTCAGGTGTCTCTTACA TTTATATGAGGTTAGGCCTTCCAAGAATGATCTGGTAGATCACTCTACTTTAATCATTGAAGCTATGAAAAGGAATGACACCTTAGCAAAGTCCAAG TTTTTACTTGCATTTCTTGATGAGAAGCCCAGAAAGAGGAAACTCCCTGATGAG GAAAGGCAAGCAACAACAATTTCAAGTTTTATAGTTGATGAAACAGATGAGAATATAGTGGATTATGCGGAAGAGGATGATTCCAAAGAAGATGATGAACTGTTTGATTCTGTCTGTACTTTTTGCGATAATGGTGGTGATATTTTGTG TTGCGAAGGGAGCTGTTTAAGGTCATTCCATGCAACTGTGGAGAGCGGTGAAGAATCTCTTTGTGATTCCCTTGGCTATACGAAGGAAGCAGTAAAT TCGATCCAGCAATATCTGTGCAAGAATTGCGAATATAAAGAGCACCAGTGTTTTGTTTGTGGGAAATTAGGCTCCTCCGATAAATATTCAGGTGCTGAG GTTTTTCGTTGTGTTTCCGCAACATGTGGCCGATTTTACCATCCACATTGTGTTGCAAAATTGCTCAATCCGGACAATGGAGTCTCTGCTGAAAACCTAGAGAAAAAGATTTTTGATGGGGAATCTTTCACTTGTCCAATTCATAAGTGCTGTGTTTGCAAACAAGGAGAGAATAACAAAGATCCGGATCTGCAGTTTGCTGTATGCAGGCGTTGCCCTAGATCTTACCATAGGAAATGCTTGCCAAG GAAAATATCATTTGAAGACATTGAAGAGGAAGGCATAATAACAAGGGCCTGGATAGATTTACTGCCCAATCGTATTCTTATATATTGCTT AAAGCATAAGATCGATGAGAATATTGGTACTCCAGTGAGGAATCATGTCAAGTTTCCTGGTGTTGAAGAACGAAAGAGCACTATTGAAAAAAGGAACACTGGTATTGGAGAAAAGAGACAAAAGCAGACATCAGAGATGCTGGCAGATCGGAAGAAAACTAAGACTAGAGTTCTTCCCTTGGAAAAATCTCATGAAGGAAGAACAACTCATGCTGAATCCAAACAGAGTAAGAAGTCATTTTCTGCTCTAAAAGTAGGTGGAAAGAACACTGGAAAATTATCTGTTGGATCAAGTATCTCTAAGAATGTAAAAGTAAATGATGCATCCAGAAAGGAAATGAATTCTCGCATGACTGAGGAAAACAACTCACTGGGTGGTGAGCTAGACACACCATATAATGAGAGGTCTAAATCAGTGAAATTGAGGAAGCGGGATGTCAAGCTTAATAAGGCAGCAATAGTTAATCCTACTTCAAAAAAAGAACTACCTCCATTAGATGCTGATAGAGAGAAGAG AATATTAGAATTGATGAAGGATGCAGAATCTAAAATAAATATTGAAGGTATCAAACAAAAATACAAAGTTCCGTCTACTCATGTAACCACAAAAAATTTGGCTGCAGAAAAAGCAGCTATTACGCTGGGAAAGGTGGAGGTCTCAGTCGAG GCAATTCGAGCAGCTTTACGTAAACTTGAGGAAGGGTCCAGTATTGAAGATGCAAAAGCTGTTTGTTCATCTGAGGTTCTTGAGCGGATGTTTAAATGGAGG GATAGGCTTGGAGTATCTCTTTCACCATTTTTACATGGTATGCGCTACACTTCTTTTGGTCGACATTTTACAAAAGTGGAAAAACTTGAAGAG ATTATCAATAAACTTCACTGGTATGTACAAGATGGTGATATG ATAGTGGATTTCTGCTGTGGTGCTAATGATTTCAGTGTCTTAATGAGGAAAAAGCTTGACGAGACAGGAAAAAAGTGCTCATACAAAAACTATGATTTTATACAACCGAAG AATGATTTTTGTTTTGAGAAGAGGGACTGGATGTCTGTCAAGCCAAAGGAGTTGCCAACTGGATCAAAATTG ATCATGGGATTAAATCCTCCCTTTGGAGTTAGAGCATGTTTGGCAAACAAATTCATTGATAAGGCTCTTGAGTTTCAACCAAAACTTCTTATACTTATTGTTCCATCAGAAACTGAAAG GTTGGATGAAAAGAAATCACCATATGATTTGGTTTGGGAGGATGATCATCTATTATCAGGAAAG TCATTTTATCTGCCTGGATCAGCCAATGTAAAGGACAAACAAATGGAACAATGGAATGTGAAGCCACCTTTACTTTATTTATGGAGCCGGCCTGATTGGTCTGACACACACAGGAAAATAACTGAATCTCATCCTAATATATTCAAACAAGAAGAGGTTGTGGCAGATGTTCATCACAAGGTAGTAATCCATGATCATTCAATGGGTGACCATGATGATTTGGGTGAATTCCACGATCGTGCCATGGCTGACTGTGGCGATTATGATAATAATCCTAAGCATGCACTGGGTGACCCTGGTGATTTTAGCTATATACCTGATCATGCAATAGATGGCCATCAAAATTTCATGCCAACTAATGATCCTTTGGAAACTGAAAATCTGAAGGGTGATGTAACTGGGGTGGTTGGAACAGGAGGACGCAAGGAATATTCCCCTTCAATCAGCAGTGACAGAGGGAATCATGAGAGTCCTACTAGGAAGAAAGCATCCAATGAGAAGTCGAAGAGGCAATCACGGAACAGAAGAAATAAGAAAAAAAGAGCAAGTGGCCAGGCTGATACTAAGAGCAAACAGGGTAGTGGCAGTAGGTCTCTTGTTACAGAGATGCCCAACAGAGTATCTCCATATACAGACAGTAATCAACATTTTGATTCCAGCGTGCCTCGTATGCACTCCCAGTTTGGAACAGCGAATGTTGAAGAATTAGATAGAAGATACGCCAATGTTGGAGATGCACATCATTCTAATTTTCCCACCAGATCAGCTACTGATTATGGGGTTAGCTTTAGCAGTAGGCCATTAGATACGGACAATATGCATAGGAGGGAATACACTGTTCGATCACAGCTTCAGCATTATGGCCAGCAAGATCCGGAGGTCCAAGGAGGTTATTATCCTGGAGGTCCGGATTCCAGATATGGTCAGATTGGAACACACACACCATATCCATCTACTTACGGGAATCTGGGTCCAAtatctgagtcttcttacagatcaaaCTCGTCAGGAGCGCAGTGGTACATACCACAATCAGACCCTTTGCTTCACTCAAGAATGCATACATTAGGGTCTGAGCCACCGCTACCCATGTTTGCTGGAAATAATATTTTCGATCCTAGAGCAGTTCCCTCTTATGGACACCCAGATTTACGTTTGAGCTTTGCTTCTGGTCCTCCTCACCAACCCTATTCACACAATTCCGCAGGTTGGCTGAATGATTAA
- the LOC133782332 gene encoding protein ENHANCED DOWNY MILDEW 2 isoform X3 produces MASSDDEDESLPLSVANYHFVDDKDDPVSFSVLPIQWRETEEIGGDNPQVFLHGTADNGLQKLYKQVIAWKFDLSNVKPEISVLTKENSWIILQKPRKSFEDVIGSILITVNCLHFINRNPDTLGKSLWDHLSKVFSLYEVRPSKNDLVDHSTLIIEAMKRNDTLAKSKFLLAFLDEKPRKRKLPDEERQATTISSFIVDETDENIVDYAEEDDSKEDDELFDSVCTFCDNGGDILCCEGSCLRSFHATVESGEESLCDSLGYTKEAVNSIQQYLCKNCEYKEHQCFVCGKLGSSDKYSGAEVFRCVSATCGRFYHPHCVAKLLNPDNGVSAENLEKKIFDGESFTCPIHKCCVCKQGENNKDPDLQFAVCRRCPRSYHRKCLPRKISFEDIEEEGIITRAWIDLLPNRILIYCLKHKIDENIGTPVRNHVKFPGVEERKSTIEKRNTGIGEKRQKQTSEMLADRKKTKTRVLPLEKSHEGRTTHAESKQSKKSFSALKVGGKNTGKLSVGSSISKNVKVNDASRKEMNSRMTEENNSLGGELDTPYNERSKSVKLRKRDVKLNKAAIVNPTSKKELPPLDADREKRILELMKDAESKINIEGIKQKYKVPSTHVTTKNLAAEKAAITLGKVEVSVEAIRAALRKLEEGSSIEDAKAVCSSEVLERMFKWRDRLGVSLSPFLHGMRYTSFGRHFTKVEKLEEIINKLHWYVQDGDMIVDFCCGANDFSVLMRKKLDETGKKCSYKNYDFIQPKNDFCFEKRDWMSVKPKELPTGSKLIMGLNPPFGVRACLANKFIDKALEFQPKLLILIVPSETERLDEKKSPYDLVWEDDHLLSGKSFYLPGSANVKDKQMEQWNVKPPLLYLWSRPDWSDTHRKITESHPNIFKQEEVVADVHHKVVIHDHSMGDHDDLGEFHDRAMADCGDYDNNPKHALGDPGDFSYIPDHAIDGHQNFMPTNDPLETENLKGDVTGVVGTGGRKEYSPSISSDRGNHESPTRKKASNEKSKRQSRNRRNKKKRASGQADTKSKQGSGSRSLVTEMPNRVSPYTDSNQHFDSSVPRMHSQFGTANVEELDRRYANVGDAHHSNFPTRSATDYGVSFSSRPLDTDNMHRREYTVRSQLQHYGQQDPEVQGGYYPGGPDSRYGQIGTHTPYPSTYGNLGPISESSYRSNSSGAQWYIPQSDPLLHSRMHTLGSEPPLPMFAGNNIFDPRAVPSYGHPDLRLSFASGPPHQPYSHNSAGWLND; encoded by the exons ATGGCATCGTCAGATGATGAGGATGAGTCTCTGCCACTATCTGttgcaaattaccattttgttGATGACAAAGATGACCCTGTTTCATTTTCTGTTTTGCCAATTCAATGGAGGGAGACTGAGGAAATCGGTGGTGATAATCCCCAGGTTTTCCTACATGGGACTGCTGATAATGGGCTACAGAAACTATATAAGCAAGTTATAGCATGGAAGTTTGATCTTTCTAATGTGAAGCCCGAGATTTCTGTACTCACAAAGGAGAATAGTTGGATCATACTTCAAAAGCCCAGAAAGAGTTTCGAGGATGTGATTGGATCAATCTTGATAACAGTGAACTGTCTTCATTTCATAAATAGAAATCCTGATACATTAGGGAAATCTTTGTGGGATCACCTGTCTAAAGTTTTCAG TTTATATGAGGTTAGGCCTTCCAAGAATGATCTGGTAGATCACTCTACTTTAATCATTGAAGCTATGAAAAGGAATGACACCTTAGCAAAGTCCAAG TTTTTACTTGCATTTCTTGATGAGAAGCCCAGAAAGAGGAAACTCCCTGATGAG GAAAGGCAAGCAACAACAATTTCAAGTTTTATAGTTGATGAAACAGATGAGAATATAGTGGATTATGCGGAAGAGGATGATTCCAAAGAAGATGATGAACTGTTTGATTCTGTCTGTACTTTTTGCGATAATGGTGGTGATATTTTGTG TTGCGAAGGGAGCTGTTTAAGGTCATTCCATGCAACTGTGGAGAGCGGTGAAGAATCTCTTTGTGATTCCCTTGGCTATACGAAGGAAGCAGTAAAT TCGATCCAGCAATATCTGTGCAAGAATTGCGAATATAAAGAGCACCAGTGTTTTGTTTGTGGGAAATTAGGCTCCTCCGATAAATATTCAGGTGCTGAG GTTTTTCGTTGTGTTTCCGCAACATGTGGCCGATTTTACCATCCACATTGTGTTGCAAAATTGCTCAATCCGGACAATGGAGTCTCTGCTGAAAACCTAGAGAAAAAGATTTTTGATGGGGAATCTTTCACTTGTCCAATTCATAAGTGCTGTGTTTGCAAACAAGGAGAGAATAACAAAGATCCGGATCTGCAGTTTGCTGTATGCAGGCGTTGCCCTAGATCTTACCATAGGAAATGCTTGCCAAG GAAAATATCATTTGAAGACATTGAAGAGGAAGGCATAATAACAAGGGCCTGGATAGATTTACTGCCCAATCGTATTCTTATATATTGCTT AAAGCATAAGATCGATGAGAATATTGGTACTCCAGTGAGGAATCATGTCAAGTTTCCTGGTGTTGAAGAACGAAAGAGCACTATTGAAAAAAGGAACACTGGTATTGGAGAAAAGAGACAAAAGCAGACATCAGAGATGCTGGCAGATCGGAAGAAAACTAAGACTAGAGTTCTTCCCTTGGAAAAATCTCATGAAGGAAGAACAACTCATGCTGAATCCAAACAGAGTAAGAAGTCATTTTCTGCTCTAAAAGTAGGTGGAAAGAACACTGGAAAATTATCTGTTGGATCAAGTATCTCTAAGAATGTAAAAGTAAATGATGCATCCAGAAAGGAAATGAATTCTCGCATGACTGAGGAAAACAACTCACTGGGTGGTGAGCTAGACACACCATATAATGAGAGGTCTAAATCAGTGAAATTGAGGAAGCGGGATGTCAAGCTTAATAAGGCAGCAATAGTTAATCCTACTTCAAAAAAAGAACTACCTCCATTAGATGCTGATAGAGAGAAGAG AATATTAGAATTGATGAAGGATGCAGAATCTAAAATAAATATTGAAGGTATCAAACAAAAATACAAAGTTCCGTCTACTCATGTAACCACAAAAAATTTGGCTGCAGAAAAAGCAGCTATTACGCTGGGAAAGGTGGAGGTCTCAGTCGAG GCAATTCGAGCAGCTTTACGTAAACTTGAGGAAGGGTCCAGTATTGAAGATGCAAAAGCTGTTTGTTCATCTGAGGTTCTTGAGCGGATGTTTAAATGGAGG GATAGGCTTGGAGTATCTCTTTCACCATTTTTACATGGTATGCGCTACACTTCTTTTGGTCGACATTTTACAAAAGTGGAAAAACTTGAAGAG ATTATCAATAAACTTCACTGGTATGTACAAGATGGTGATATG ATAGTGGATTTCTGCTGTGGTGCTAATGATTTCAGTGTCTTAATGAGGAAAAAGCTTGACGAGACAGGAAAAAAGTGCTCATACAAAAACTATGATTTTATACAACCGAAG AATGATTTTTGTTTTGAGAAGAGGGACTGGATGTCTGTCAAGCCAAAGGAGTTGCCAACTGGATCAAAATTG ATCATGGGATTAAATCCTCCCTTTGGAGTTAGAGCATGTTTGGCAAACAAATTCATTGATAAGGCTCTTGAGTTTCAACCAAAACTTCTTATACTTATTGTTCCATCAGAAACTGAAAG GTTGGATGAAAAGAAATCACCATATGATTTGGTTTGGGAGGATGATCATCTATTATCAGGAAAG TCATTTTATCTGCCTGGATCAGCCAATGTAAAGGACAAACAAATGGAACAATGGAATGTGAAGCCACCTTTACTTTATTTATGGAGCCGGCCTGATTGGTCTGACACACACAGGAAAATAACTGAATCTCATCCTAATATATTCAAACAAGAAGAGGTTGTGGCAGATGTTCATCACAAGGTAGTAATCCATGATCATTCAATGGGTGACCATGATGATTTGGGTGAATTCCACGATCGTGCCATGGCTGACTGTGGCGATTATGATAATAATCCTAAGCATGCACTGGGTGACCCTGGTGATTTTAGCTATATACCTGATCATGCAATAGATGGCCATCAAAATTTCATGCCAACTAATGATCCTTTGGAAACTGAAAATCTGAAGGGTGATGTAACTGGGGTGGTTGGAACAGGAGGACGCAAGGAATATTCCCCTTCAATCAGCAGTGACAGAGGGAATCATGAGAGTCCTACTAGGAAGAAAGCATCCAATGAGAAGTCGAAGAGGCAATCACGGAACAGAAGAAATAAGAAAAAAAGAGCAAGTGGCCAGGCTGATACTAAGAGCAAACAGGGTAGTGGCAGTAGGTCTCTTGTTACAGAGATGCCCAACAGAGTATCTCCATATACAGACAGTAATCAACATTTTGATTCCAGCGTGCCTCGTATGCACTCCCAGTTTGGAACAGCGAATGTTGAAGAATTAGATAGAAGATACGCCAATGTTGGAGATGCACATCATTCTAATTTTCCCACCAGATCAGCTACTGATTATGGGGTTAGCTTTAGCAGTAGGCCATTAGATACGGACAATATGCATAGGAGGGAATACACTGTTCGATCACAGCTTCAGCATTATGGCCAGCAAGATCCGGAGGTCCAAGGAGGTTATTATCCTGGAGGTCCGGATTCCAGATATGGTCAGATTGGAACACACACACCATATCCATCTACTTACGGGAATCTGGGTCCAAtatctgagtcttcttacagatcaaaCTCGTCAGGAGCGCAGTGGTACATACCACAATCAGACCCTTTGCTTCACTCAAGAATGCATACATTAGGGTCTGAGCCACCGCTACCCATGTTTGCTGGAAATAATATTTTCGATCCTAGAGCAGTTCCCTCTTATGGACACCCAGATTTACGTTTGAGCTTTGCTTCTGGTCCTCCTCACCAACCCTATTCACACAATTCCGCAGGTTGGCTGAATGATTAA